A genome region from Microbacterium sp. CGR2 includes the following:
- the coaA gene encoding type I pantothenate kinase, which translates to MSRTPRRTGRDYPCPGYDGDVTTVDPTLPLSPYREIGRAEWARLAADLDQPLSETEVVEIRGIGDRLSLTEVREVYLPLSRLLSLYATATKRLGAATSSFLQEDDTTTPFVVGVAGSVAVGKSTIARLLRELMSRWPGTPRVELVTTDGFLYPNAELERRGLMARKGFPESYDRRALIEFLTEVKSGAAEVRAPFYSHMRYDIVPDAHVVVRRPDVVIVEGLNVLQPPPAPNDVAVSDLFDFSIFVDADTSHIEKWYVDRFLALRQGAFSNPSSYFNVFAHLTDEEAITTALGYWNEINMPNLIENVMPTRHRASLMLRKGADHNVETVLLRKL; encoded by the coding sequence ATGTCGAGGACTCCCAGGCGCACGGGAAGAGACTACCCATGCCCCGGATACGATGGGGACGTGACCACCGTCGACCCCACGCTGCCGTTGTCTCCGTACCGCGAGATCGGGCGCGCGGAATGGGCGCGACTCGCGGCTGACCTCGATCAGCCCCTGAGTGAGACCGAGGTCGTCGAGATCCGTGGCATCGGTGACCGTCTGAGCCTGACCGAGGTCCGTGAGGTCTATCTGCCGTTGAGCCGGCTGCTCAGTCTGTACGCCACGGCCACCAAGCGCCTCGGCGCGGCCACGTCATCGTTCCTTCAGGAGGACGACACCACCACTCCGTTCGTGGTGGGAGTGGCCGGGTCTGTCGCGGTGGGCAAATCGACCATCGCCCGGCTCCTCCGCGAGCTGATGAGTCGCTGGCCGGGTACTCCGCGGGTCGAACTCGTCACCACCGACGGATTCCTGTACCCCAACGCCGAACTCGAGCGTCGCGGCCTGATGGCGCGCAAAGGCTTCCCGGAGTCGTACGACCGGCGAGCCCTCATCGAATTCCTGACCGAGGTCAAGAGCGGCGCCGCCGAGGTGCGCGCGCCCTTCTACTCGCACATGCGGTACGACATCGTGCCCGACGCGCACGTCGTCGTCCGGCGCCCCGACGTCGTGATCGTCGAGGGCCTGAACGTGCTGCAGCCGCCGCCCGCACCGAACGACGTCGCCGTCAGCGACCTGTTCGACTTCTCGATCTTCGTCGATGCCGACACCTCGCACATCGAGAAGTGGTACGTCGACCGGTTCCTCGCCCTTCGCCAGGGAGCGTTCAGCAACCCCTCGTCGTACTTCAACGTGTTCGCGCACCTCACCGACGAGGAGGCCATCACCACGGCGCTGGGCTACTGGAACGAGATCAACATGCCCAACCTGATCGAGAACGTGATGCCGACGCGGCACCGCGCGAGCCTCATGCTGCGCAAGGGCGCCGACCACAACGTCGAGACCGTGCTGCTCCGCAAACTCTGA
- a CDS encoding VanZ family protein — protein MATSPAARTRSGFVVARVLLVDYLLFVGFTVWLPATISAKVTGLVGILAKWIAARGIADYYSSAVVLEFLANVALFVPIGLLLALGWTRLRLWQVVVVGAAMTVVIEAVQGFMPSRSPTISDLIANTLGTFLGAAIVAVVILLLEVPRPEESRRLIA, from the coding sequence ATGGCCACTTCTCCCGCTGCTCGCACCCGCTCCGGGTTCGTGGTAGCTCGGGTGCTGCTGGTCGACTATCTGCTCTTCGTGGGATTCACGGTGTGGTTGCCCGCGACGATCTCAGCGAAGGTGACGGGGCTGGTCGGCATCCTGGCGAAATGGATCGCTGCACGAGGCATCGCCGATTATTATTCGAGCGCAGTGGTGCTGGAGTTCTTGGCGAACGTCGCCCTGTTCGTGCCGATCGGCCTGCTGCTCGCCCTCGGGTGGACGCGGCTGCGGCTGTGGCAGGTGGTCGTGGTCGGCGCAGCGATGACCGTGGTGATCGAGGCGGTTCAGGGGTTCATGCCATCTCGCTCCCCCACGATCTCCGATCTCATCGCCAACACTCTCGGCACTTTCCTCGGCGCAGCGATCGTGGCGGTCGTCATCCTGCTGCTCGAAGTCCCGCGCCCCGAGGAGAGCCGTAGGCTGATCGCGTGA
- a CDS encoding SGNH/GDSL hydrolase family protein, which translates to MSGRWRCHVGGLPRRFGLSASAALLAFTVGTLTACTAPDPRPSTRPSLEHSGVDAVRDVIANDDRVVISVIGDSTGNDTDEWVAGWAEHLTRNDATVVVNFWDPTAGAYKKRVVYGRGEREVVIWNGSVPGQPADAALPILEKLQPESPNLIIYNFGHNDGTLPTGTALQKLTTAALARWGSSAALAATLQNPGTGAQAAESDHGRRSVAEWARLHDVPTIDVYAAFIADPQWATDLMRDAAHPNEIGSRLWAETVADTLG; encoded by the coding sequence ATGAGCGGGCGGTGGAGATGTCACGTCGGTGGGCTTCCAAGGCGGTTCGGCCTGAGTGCCTCTGCTGCTCTGCTCGCGTTCACGGTCGGTACCTTGACCGCGTGCACCGCACCTGACCCGCGGCCGTCTACTCGCCCGAGCCTCGAGCATTCCGGCGTCGATGCAGTCCGCGACGTCATTGCCAACGACGACCGCGTGGTCATCAGCGTCATCGGAGATTCGACGGGCAACGACACGGATGAATGGGTGGCTGGCTGGGCTGAGCACCTGACGAGGAACGACGCCACGGTGGTCGTGAATTTTTGGGATCCGACGGCCGGCGCGTATAAGAAGCGAGTCGTTTACGGCCGCGGCGAGCGTGAGGTGGTGATCTGGAACGGCTCGGTTCCCGGACAACCTGCCGACGCGGCGCTGCCGATTCTCGAGAAGTTGCAGCCGGAGTCGCCAAATCTAATCATCTACAACTTTGGTCACAACGACGGAACGCTGCCGACCGGGACTGCTCTGCAAAAACTGACAACAGCCGCGCTTGCTCGCTGGGGAAGCTCCGCCGCGCTGGCTGCAACACTTCAGAACCCTGGAACCGGCGCGCAGGCGGCGGAGTCAGACCACGGCAGGAGGAGCGTAGCCGAATGGGCGCGCCTGCACGACGTCCCTACCATCGACGTTTACGCGGCATTTATCGCCGACCCGCAATGGGCGACTGACCTGATGCGCGATGCTGCTCACCCGAACGAAATCGGGTCCCGGCTCTGGGCGGAGACCGTTGCGGACACGCTCGGATGA
- a CDS encoding Ppx/GppA phosphatase family protein yields the protein MRLGVLDIGSNTVHMLAADVRPGGRPLAKTSDRTVLRLMRYLTPDGAISEEGVSALEAAVAQARRVAETERVDALLATATSAVRDARNGVEVIARIEAALGQPLQVLDGETEAELTFLAVRRWFGWSAGQLLLLDIGGGSLEIAAGAEELPDAAASVPLGAGRMTVQFLPQDPPGEDDVERLRAHARKTLADVLPRFVSLPKPDHVVGSSKAIRSLARLAGYPAPGWSGTDRMLLPRASLGSWIPRLARLPASARQELPGITPDRTFQIVAAAVSLHTAMRALDIDELEVSPWALREGVLLRYIEQLSWSGARS from the coding sequence GTGCGCCTGGGAGTCCTCGACATCGGTTCCAACACCGTCCACATGCTGGCCGCTGACGTGCGCCCTGGCGGTCGGCCGCTTGCCAAGACGAGCGATCGCACGGTGCTCCGGCTCATGCGATACCTCACTCCCGACGGCGCCATCTCCGAAGAAGGTGTGTCTGCTCTCGAGGCGGCCGTCGCCCAGGCGCGACGTGTCGCCGAGACCGAACGGGTGGACGCCCTGCTGGCGACGGCGACGAGCGCGGTGCGCGACGCGCGCAATGGAGTCGAGGTGATCGCCCGCATCGAGGCAGCCCTCGGCCAGCCGCTGCAGGTGCTCGACGGCGAGACGGAAGCCGAGCTGACTTTTCTCGCGGTGCGCCGCTGGTTCGGCTGGTCGGCCGGCCAACTGCTGCTGCTCGACATCGGCGGCGGCTCGCTGGAGATCGCCGCCGGCGCGGAGGAACTGCCGGATGCTGCGGCATCCGTCCCCCTGGGTGCCGGACGCATGACGGTGCAGTTCCTCCCCCAGGACCCGCCCGGAGAAGACGACGTGGAACGGCTTCGCGCGCATGCGCGGAAGACACTCGCCGACGTCCTGCCGCGGTTCGTGAGTCTGCCGAAGCCCGACCATGTCGTCGGGTCGTCGAAGGCGATCCGATCGCTGGCCCGGCTCGCCGGCTATCCGGCACCCGGGTGGTCCGGCACTGACCGGATGCTGCTGCCCCGAGCCTCGCTCGGTTCCTGGATCCCGCGGCTCGCGCGGCTTCCGGCATCCGCTCGGCAAGAGCTGCCGGGGATCACGCCCGACCGCACCTTCCAGATCGTGGCGGCGGCGGTCTCGCTGCATACGGCGATGAGGGCGCTCGACATCGACGAACTCGAGGTGTCGCCGTGGGCTCTGCGCGAAGGGGTGCTGCTGCGTTACATCGAGCAGCTGAGTTGGAGCGGAGCCCGAAGCTGA
- the lepB gene encoding signal peptidase I — protein MTIDEASAPRPRRRIGVWVNVSLALLLTVIIVAFVGQPSSGSMSPTLEQGDRLVVNRLAYIGSDPAQGDIVVFRPGQSWGEKPAAGNWFTGAMQWMGEATGIRPYVMVKRVIGAPGQTVECCDAEGAVLVDGEPLHEPYVVSDLRFLSGELDCTSSPLSSRCFAKVTVPEGSYLVLGDSRANSADSVFACRGTETPEANCWRWMTRESVFGKAGPILWPVSRWGGP, from the coding sequence ATGACCATTGACGAGGCTTCCGCTCCGCGTCCGCGTCGCCGGATCGGTGTGTGGGTCAATGTGTCTCTGGCGTTGCTGCTCACCGTGATCATCGTGGCTTTCGTCGGGCAACCGTCATCGGGCTCCATGTCGCCGACTCTGGAACAGGGCGATCGGCTCGTGGTGAACAGGCTCGCCTACATCGGCTCGGACCCCGCACAGGGAGACATCGTTGTGTTTCGGCCGGGGCAGAGCTGGGGCGAGAAGCCGGCCGCCGGCAACTGGTTCACCGGTGCCATGCAGTGGATGGGTGAGGCGACCGGCATCCGGCCCTACGTCATGGTGAAGCGGGTCATCGGCGCACCAGGGCAGACCGTGGAATGCTGCGATGCCGAGGGTGCCGTACTCGTCGACGGCGAGCCCCTACACGAGCCCTACGTCGTCAGTGACCTCCGTTTCCTGAGCGGCGAGCTCGACTGCACGTCCTCACCTCTGTCGTCGAGGTGCTTTGCGAAAGTGACTGTGCCGGAGGGCTCGTATCTCGTGCTCGGCGATAGCCGGGCGAACTCTGCCGATTCCGTGTTCGCGTGCCGCGGCACCGAGACCCCGGAAGCGAACTGCTGGCGGTGGATGACGAGGGAATCCGTTTTCGGCAAGGCGGGACCGATACTTTGGCCCGTGTCCCGTTGGGGTGGTCCGTGA
- a CDS encoding low molecular weight phosphatase family protein: MRSNRQDGPPPGMSRREWRKKQASADAVATPVPSEAPSPTSTPPAPAAQGAPLSGFLGGPAPVAASSAALTILTVCTGNICRSPLAEVLLRTRLESLGVRVHSAGTHALVGHGMPEPALELAAQAGAAAEISSAHQARYLVEPLLVDADLVLAMAREHRSHVVKMMPNRLRRTFTVREFARLASSVSTDEAKAVADAAGESPKERFAAVLQTVIDQRGLSRASGDEDDVVDPYRRSRETYARSAAELVPALDEVERIVRATIG; encoded by the coding sequence GTGAGATCGAACCGTCAGGATGGGCCGCCCCCCGGCATGAGTCGCCGAGAGTGGCGCAAGAAGCAGGCGTCCGCGGACGCCGTGGCGACGCCTGTTCCGTCGGAGGCCCCTTCGCCCACGTCCACTCCGCCCGCGCCGGCGGCACAGGGCGCCCCGCTGTCCGGTTTCCTGGGCGGCCCGGCGCCTGTCGCCGCTTCGTCGGCGGCGCTGACGATCCTCACCGTGTGCACGGGCAACATCTGCCGGTCTCCGCTGGCCGAGGTGCTGCTGCGCACGCGGTTGGAGTCGCTCGGCGTGCGGGTACACAGCGCCGGCACCCACGCGCTCGTCGGCCATGGGATGCCCGAGCCTGCTCTCGAACTCGCCGCGCAGGCGGGGGCGGCCGCAGAGATCTCGTCGGCGCATCAAGCGCGTTATCTCGTCGAACCGCTCCTCGTCGACGCCGACCTCGTCTTGGCGATGGCGCGCGAACACCGCTCGCACGTGGTGAAGATGATGCCGAACCGGCTCCGCCGGACATTCACCGTACGCGAGTTCGCACGTCTCGCCTCCTCGGTGAGCACAGACGAGGCGAAGGCCGTGGCGGATGCTGCGGGCGAGTCGCCGAAGGAACGTTTCGCTGCCGTCCTCCAGACCGTTATCGACCAGCGTGGCCTCAGTCGAGCCAGTGGCGACGAAGACGACGTCGTCGACCCCTACCGACGCTCCCGTGAGACGTACGCGCGCTCCGCCGCCGAGCTGGTCCCGGCCCTCGACGAGGTCGAACGGATCGTGCGCGCCACCATCGGCTGA
- a CDS encoding O-antigen ligase, with protein MPKTKTTSSERGGNSVIGPAALAILIWAGSLKETLLFSWVPADLTLLMAALVGLSIINSRVRGGAAGQAVVAPYAIFVALFLPAVLLTQLPTSYANSKIVTLFTITLVLAIAPFYLLRSVRQRQVFLFTLTVLGILAAANLVLAPTVVEGSLGGRLVLEGSNTIAVSRVVFAAVVVLLVGSTIKGQTARRRILMSAGAVALTLIATLTGSRGPVVAAAVALAVVLMTAVAYRKYRVRAILGFVAVAGIGLWYVLQSSQSEGVARIVGSLTGEEGGVPDARVSIWTYALQLIEAKPFGRGWGSFDFAGAPYPHNLLLEIGVEAGLIVLAVVIVLLVATIVRGSRVATDWQTTALFGLFVFALANAMVSADLNGNRLLTVTAFAVWAVTYTKRKEFGDEALLPSSTPRSMSLRSA; from the coding sequence GTGCCGAAGACCAAGACGACCTCCAGCGAACGCGGTGGAAACTCGGTCATCGGACCCGCTGCGTTGGCGATCCTGATCTGGGCCGGAAGCCTCAAAGAAACCTTACTCTTCTCGTGGGTGCCCGCCGACCTCACCTTGCTCATGGCAGCGCTCGTGGGGCTCTCGATCATCAACTCGCGGGTTCGGGGCGGCGCGGCCGGCCAAGCTGTCGTGGCGCCGTACGCGATCTTCGTCGCATTGTTCCTTCCCGCGGTGCTCCTTACTCAATTGCCGACCTCGTACGCGAACTCGAAGATCGTCACGCTCTTCACAATCACGTTGGTACTCGCGATCGCGCCGTTCTACCTGTTGCGGTCGGTGCGGCAGCGTCAAGTATTCCTCTTCACGCTCACTGTCCTTGGGATACTCGCCGCCGCCAACCTCGTGCTCGCTCCCACAGTCGTTGAGGGCTCTCTGGGTGGGCGTCTGGTGCTCGAAGGGTCGAATACCATCGCTGTCTCCCGCGTTGTATTCGCTGCCGTGGTCGTGCTTCTGGTCGGCTCGACCATCAAGGGGCAAACAGCCCGGCGCCGCATCCTCATGTCTGCAGGGGCGGTCGCTCTGACGTTGATCGCCACGCTCACCGGTAGCCGAGGACCAGTCGTTGCCGCCGCGGTCGCCCTCGCTGTCGTGCTGATGACGGCAGTGGCCTATCGGAAGTACCGCGTGCGCGCCATCCTCGGGTTTGTCGCCGTCGCCGGCATTGGCCTCTGGTATGTGCTGCAGTCGTCACAGAGTGAGGGAGTGGCGCGAATAGTCGGCTCGCTCACCGGCGAAGAAGGGGGCGTGCCCGACGCGCGGGTCTCCATCTGGACCTATGCGCTGCAGTTGATCGAGGCCAAGCCCTTCGGCCGCGGGTGGGGAAGCTTCGACTTCGCCGGCGCTCCTTACCCGCACAACCTCCTGCTTGAGATCGGCGTCGAGGCAGGCCTCATCGTGCTGGCAGTGGTCATCGTGCTCCTCGTCGCCACCATTGTGCGTGGATCCCGCGTCGCAACGGACTGGCAGACGACGGCACTATTCGGCCTCTTCGTGTTCGCGCTCGCGAACGCGATGGTATCCGCCGATCTCAATGGAAACCGACTACTGACGGTGACCGCGTTTGCGGTATGGGCGGTAACCTACACCAAGCGCAAGGAGTTCGGAGATGAGGCGTTGCTGCCGTCCTCCACTCCACGATCGATGAGCTTACGCTCCGCCTGA
- a CDS encoding acyltransferase family protein, whose protein sequence is MVPESESRVAPPTRRRITRNTAPQRLLVPDVLRGIAIIAMLIAHASPFVPNAPGVARFVTANFSELASPLFALVMGMSAELVWRQGGRVGKTLLQQTLRGLFLIVLGVWMAGWGSWVAIILAYLGVLIILGSPILLARTPAVIAVAAVLLVASQPLLASARSWTWMYTAPLPVREILTWVLLGPQYRVVNLLPLFLIGAVLVRHGFRRDRVLWVLTAVAPLAYLAWAFGERGGSVESGEYLDTLKDIGLVSVVYVLVVLAATARRERAQRFWDVVFIPLRVCGQVALSLYLLHVGLIALWNNAYGRPVENLYLGWLVIVPGMILIGWLWWRFVGTGPVEWIMAWLTGRRKPLRRVS, encoded by the coding sequence ATGGTTCCTGAATCCGAGAGCAGGGTGGCGCCGCCGACGAGGCGAAGGATCACGCGCAACACCGCACCGCAACGACTCCTCGTTCCCGATGTCCTCCGCGGCATCGCGATCATCGCAATGCTCATCGCACACGCTTCGCCTTTCGTGCCGAACGCGCCCGGTGTTGCTCGCTTCGTCACCGCGAACTTCAGCGAGCTCGCCTCGCCGCTTTTCGCGCTCGTCATGGGAATGTCGGCCGAACTCGTGTGGCGGCAGGGCGGACGCGTGGGCAAGACGCTTCTCCAGCAGACCCTTCGCGGCCTCTTCCTGATCGTCCTGGGCGTATGGATGGCCGGATGGGGCTCGTGGGTCGCGATCATTCTGGCTTACCTCGGTGTCCTCATCATCCTCGGGTCGCCGATACTGCTGGCGCGTACGCCCGCGGTGATCGCCGTGGCCGCGGTCCTCCTGGTCGCCAGCCAGCCGCTGCTCGCGTCCGCGCGCTCCTGGACATGGATGTACACAGCGCCGCTGCCCGTTCGGGAGATCCTCACCTGGGTGCTCCTGGGCCCCCAGTATCGCGTGGTGAACTTGCTCCCCCTGTTCCTCATTGGTGCGGTGCTCGTGCGTCATGGTTTCCGGAGAGACCGTGTTCTGTGGGTCCTGACGGCGGTGGCGCCGCTGGCGTACCTGGCGTGGGCGTTCGGGGAGCGAGGGGGGTCGGTGGAATCGGGGGAGTACCTCGACACCCTCAAGGACATCGGTCTCGTCTCCGTCGTCTACGTCCTCGTCGTTCTCGCCGCCACAGCCCGAAGAGAGCGTGCTCAACGCTTCTGGGACGTCGTCTTCATTCCGCTGCGCGTGTGCGGCCAGGTTGCACTGTCGCTGTACCTCCTTCACGTCGGCCTCATCGCCCTATGGAACAACGCCTACGGCCGACCAGTAGAAAATTTGTACCTCGGGTGGCTCGTCATCGTGCCCGGCATGATCCTTATCGGATGGCTCTGGTGGCGCTTCGTCGGCACCGGCCCGGTCGAGTGGATCATGGCGTGGCTGACGGGCCGGAGGAAGCCGCTGCGTCGCGTCTCGTAG
- a CDS encoding polysaccharide biosynthesis tyrosine autokinase, which translates to MELRDYARILRAHWVVVVVATVVGALAAFGWSSLQPRVYSADTTGIVTSVGGDGTSGSALVGNQLAQSRVKSYLNLGSWSAVAEHAIDELDIDASPDALVNRITVTNPIDTTALMVTATGPTPEEAQALAQAWLDGMAIEIEKLEGGTAETPAAISLVVGDSARLPTAPTSPNTRLNVVLGALIGIAAGLVYAFVRHTVDRRVRHPRDIERETGASVIGTLPLEKSMAGERQVIDFSLDSQHGVSHHTIEAMRELRTNLQFIDVDNPPRIIVVTSSVPGDGKSTVSVNLASSLAAAGQWAILIDCDLRRPVVADIFGMSHDVGLTDVLAGRAELQDVAHRPSKDVPLAVVGAGRIPPNPSELLGSRRMRDFLGEISKSAIVILDSPPVLPVTDAAVLAAGADGVLIVVSSGKTTFDMLQRAISAITRTKGRVLGVVLNRVPRKGAESAYYGREYYGTFERYAQDGASDRRNPSASNR; encoded by the coding sequence TTGGAACTCAGAGACTACGCGCGCATCCTGCGGGCGCATTGGGTCGTCGTCGTCGTCGCCACGGTCGTCGGAGCACTCGCCGCGTTCGGGTGGAGCAGCCTGCAGCCGCGCGTGTACTCGGCCGACACGACGGGGATCGTCACGTCTGTCGGCGGCGACGGCACGAGCGGGAGTGCACTGGTCGGCAATCAGCTGGCGCAGAGCCGTGTGAAGTCGTACCTGAACCTCGGTTCGTGGAGCGCGGTCGCCGAGCACGCGATCGACGAACTCGACATCGACGCCTCGCCCGATGCTCTGGTCAACCGCATCACCGTGACGAACCCGATCGACACGACGGCGTTGATGGTCACCGCCACCGGGCCCACACCGGAAGAGGCGCAAGCGCTCGCTCAGGCGTGGCTCGACGGTATGGCGATCGAGATCGAGAAGCTCGAGGGCGGCACTGCTGAGACCCCGGCCGCGATCTCGCTGGTCGTCGGCGACTCAGCTCGGCTTCCGACGGCTCCCACCTCGCCCAACACCCGGCTCAACGTCGTCCTCGGTGCGCTCATCGGCATCGCCGCCGGCCTCGTTTACGCGTTCGTTCGGCACACAGTCGACCGCCGTGTCCGCCATCCTCGCGACATCGAGCGAGAGACGGGGGCCTCGGTGATCGGCACGCTGCCGCTGGAGAAGTCGATGGCCGGCGAACGTCAGGTGATCGACTTCTCGCTGGACTCGCAGCACGGCGTTTCCCACCACACGATCGAGGCCATGCGCGAGCTGCGCACCAACCTCCAGTTCATCGACGTCGACAACCCGCCGCGGATCATCGTGGTCACCAGCTCCGTTCCCGGTGACGGCAAGTCGACCGTGTCGGTGAACCTCGCCTCCAGCCTCGCGGCGGCAGGTCAGTGGGCCATCCTCATCGATTGCGACCTGCGGCGTCCGGTCGTCGCGGACATCTTCGGCATGTCGCACGATGTCGGGCTCACCGATGTCCTCGCCGGTCGAGCAGAACTGCAGGATGTCGCCCACCGGCCGTCGAAGGACGTGCCGCTGGCGGTCGTCGGAGCAGGACGCATCCCCCCGAACCCCAGTGAGCTACTGGGTTCGCGGCGCATGCGCGACTTCCTCGGCGAGATCAGCAAGTCTGCGATCGTCATCCTCGACTCCCCTCCGGTGCTTCCGGTGACGGATGCTGCGGTGCTTGCTGCCGGCGCCGATGGCGTGCTCATCGTCGTCTCGTCGGGCAAGACGACGTTCGACATGCTGCAGCGCGCGATCTCCGCGATCACCCGGACCAAGGGTCGCGTGCTGGGCGTCGTGCTCAACCGCGTGCCGCGCAAGGGCGCCGAGTCGGCGTACTACGGGCGCGAGTACTACGGCACGTTCGAGCGCTACGCGCAGGACGGCGCGAGCGATCGCAGAAACCCGTCGGCGAGCAACCGCTGA